Proteins co-encoded in one Trueperella abortisuis genomic window:
- a CDS encoding PTS sugar transporter subunit IIA, with translation MFGLGKKKVNVGAVFAGRAVPVADIPDPVFSGGMLGEGFAVVPPAEETTLEVGSPVAGTVTRVFKTGHAFVVTSREGLDVLVHIGLETVELKGQGFTILVQQGEAVDMGTPIIRLDLATVRQAGLNPITPVVFATKAQVSKVETTLGTVAAGDVVATVTLA, from the coding sequence ATGTTTGGACTGGGCAAGAAAAAAGTGAATGTGGGTGCGGTCTTCGCAGGCCGTGCCGTACCCGTGGCCGATATTCCGGACCCGGTGTTTTCGGGTGGGATGTTGGGTGAGGGCTTCGCCGTCGTGCCGCCCGCTGAGGAAACGACTCTCGAGGTCGGCTCGCCGGTAGCTGGCACGGTGACGCGGGTGTTCAAGACGGGCCACGCGTTCGTCGTCACTTCCCGTGAGGGCCTCGATGTCCTGGTGCACATCGGTCTGGAGACGGTCGAGCTGAAGGGCCAAGGTTTCACGATTCTTGTCCAGCAAGGCGAGGCGGTAGATATGGGAACGCCGATTATTCGCCTGGATCTCGCTACGGTGAGGCAGGCGGGATTGAACCCGATCACACCGGTCGTCTTTGCAACGAAGGCGCAGGTCTCCAAGGTAGAAACGACACTTGGGACGGTAGCCGCCGGCGATGTCGTCGCCACTGTGACGCTCGCGTAA
- a CDS encoding LutB/LldF family L-lactate oxidation iron-sulfur protein — protein sequence MLKIKELGSKLGLDPADWAQQDIAETELGWVPGHPIPEDPLRWGKSFKEGSEETLRNTQMRRNLGYATGKIRAKRNTRVEEMPDWEALRESASNIKRTVAANWVDLLEQFEANVTAKGGVVHWARDADEANRIVYDLVKAKGVDEVVKVKSMATQEINLNEYLGKHGIQAWETDLAEMIVQLSDDMPSHVVVPAIHRNRAEVKAIFEARMEDAGELTHEPRVLAMAARAHLRKKFLSAKVAISGANIGVAETGTVGIYESEGNGRMCLTLPETLITVMGIEKLVPRFQDLEVFSQLLPRSATGERMNPYTSFWTGVTEGDGPQEFHIILMDNGRTNVLKDPVGREALKCIRCAACMNICPVYRVTGGHAYNSVYPGPIGAILTPQLLGATDHKDPAATLPFASSLCGACYDVCPVKINIPDILVHLRHKYTEANRGGMPDRWDIAMKATSKIMSSGKGMEAAGKAVSSGRLMAGKDRKLGYLPLPVVKDWTRTRDVPAPPAQSFRQWWQEEGCCGSGSTSQDCCGENEGGAR from the coding sequence ATGCTGAAGATCAAGGAACTCGGCTCCAAGCTCGGGCTCGACCCCGCCGACTGGGCCCAACAAGACATCGCCGAAACCGAACTCGGTTGGGTGCCCGGTCACCCCATCCCCGAGGACCCGCTCCGCTGGGGCAAGTCCTTCAAGGAAGGCTCCGAGGAGACGCTGCGCAACACCCAGATGCGCCGCAACCTTGGCTACGCCACCGGCAAGATCCGGGCTAAGCGCAACACCCGCGTGGAGGAGATGCCCGACTGGGAGGCGCTGCGCGAGTCGGCGTCCAACATCAAGCGCACTGTGGCGGCGAACTGGGTCGACCTGCTCGAACAGTTCGAGGCGAACGTGACCGCCAAAGGCGGCGTCGTACACTGGGCGCGGGATGCGGACGAGGCCAACCGAATCGTCTACGACCTCGTCAAGGCCAAGGGCGTAGATGAGGTCGTCAAAGTCAAGTCCATGGCCACCCAGGAGATCAACCTCAATGAATACCTGGGCAAACACGGCATCCAGGCATGGGAGACCGACCTGGCCGAGATGATCGTCCAGCTCTCGGACGACATGCCCTCCCACGTCGTCGTCCCCGCCATCCACCGCAATCGCGCCGAGGTCAAGGCAATCTTCGAGGCGCGCATGGAGGACGCCGGCGAGCTCACCCACGAGCCGCGCGTGCTCGCCATGGCGGCGCGCGCCCACCTGCGCAAGAAGTTCCTCTCCGCCAAGGTCGCCATCTCCGGGGCCAACATCGGCGTGGCCGAGACCGGGACCGTGGGAATCTACGAGTCCGAGGGCAACGGCCGCATGTGCCTCACCCTCCCCGAAACCCTCATCACCGTGATGGGAATCGAGAAGCTCGTGCCGCGCTTCCAGGACCTCGAGGTCTTCTCCCAGCTCCTGCCCCGCTCCGCCACCGGCGAGCGCATGAACCCCTACACCTCGTTCTGGACCGGGGTCACCGAGGGCGACGGCCCACAGGAGTTCCACATCATCCTCATGGACAACGGGCGCACCAACGTGCTGAAGGATCCGGTCGGCCGCGAGGCCCTCAAGTGCATCCGCTGCGCGGCCTGCATGAACATCTGCCCCGTGTACCGGGTGACGGGCGGGCACGCCTACAACTCGGTCTACCCCGGCCCGATCGGCGCGATCCTCACCCCGCAGCTGCTTGGCGCCACGGACCACAAGGATCCCGCCGCCACGCTCCCGTTCGCCTCGTCGCTGTGCGGGGCGTGCTACGACGTGTGCCCGGTCAAGATCAACATCCCCGACATCCTGGTCCACCTGCGCCACAAGTACACCGAGGCCAACCGCGGCGGCATGCCCGACCGCTGGGACATCGCCATGAAGGCCACGTCCAAGATCATGTCCTCCGGCAAGGGCATGGAGGCAGCCGGCAAGGCCGTATCCTCCGGCCGCCTCATGGCCGGCAAGGACCGCAAGCTCGGCTACCTGCCGCTACCGGTCGTCAAGGACTGGACCCGCACCCGCGACGTCCCGGCCCCGCCCGCCCAATCCTTCCGCCAGTGGTGGCAGGAGGAGGGCTGCTGCGGATCAGGTAGCACTTCGCAGGACTGCTGCGGCGAAAACGAAGGAGGTGCGCGATGA
- the nagE gene encoding N-acetylglucosamine-specific PTS transporter subunit IIBC, producing MGGRIMEALQKLGRALMGAVAVMPVAAILMGIGYWIDPQGWGSGNLLAAILIKAGAAVLDNLGWLFAIAIAFGLAKDHHGAAALSGFLGYATVKLLISADAVAGYQGVDVEALEGDAKLDWISQGWNAINDKNVLIGILIGILAAWTYNRFHNTKLPDFLAFFSGRRLVPIMMTFFSMILALVLYFVWPLLYGALFSFGQTIADMGAVGAGIYGFINRLLIPTGLHHAVNSIFWFDVIGLDDIGNFFRGGETIATAAAATSAATCPGVGIWDGSTCTVIGEVGRYQAGFFPVMMFGLPGAALAMYLRADSAKKKTVGALMFAGALASFFTGVTEPLEFAFMFAAPLLYLVHALLTGLSLFLAATFHWTAGFGFSAGFVDMFLSSRNPLANEWYMLLVLGVVYFALYFGLFYLLIGVAKLKTPGRGDDEPTDDVAAGPLNDRELAKRIISGLGEPANIATVDYCATRLRVTVEDQSLVDERALKATGVAGVVRASAKNIQVIVGPNVQFVYDDVAALLRDTQATLKGEQEE from the coding sequence ATGGGAGGAAGAATAATGGAGGCCCTGCAAAAGCTTGGCCGGGCGCTTATGGGCGCCGTTGCTGTCATGCCTGTGGCGGCAATTCTCATGGGCATCGGCTACTGGATTGATCCCCAAGGGTGGGGGTCCGGTAATCTCCTCGCCGCGATCCTGATCAAGGCGGGTGCCGCGGTTCTTGACAACCTCGGCTGGCTCTTCGCCATCGCTATTGCCTTCGGCCTGGCCAAGGACCACCACGGCGCCGCCGCGCTCTCGGGGTTCCTCGGCTATGCCACGGTCAAGCTCCTGATCTCGGCGGATGCTGTGGCGGGTTACCAGGGCGTCGATGTTGAGGCCCTCGAAGGAGACGCCAAGCTCGACTGGATCTCCCAGGGCTGGAACGCCATCAACGACAAGAACGTGCTCATCGGCATCCTCATCGGAATCCTGGCCGCGTGGACCTACAACAGGTTCCACAATACGAAGCTGCCAGACTTCCTGGCCTTCTTCTCCGGGCGCCGCCTTGTGCCGATCATGATGACCTTCTTCTCCATGATCCTTGCCCTCGTGCTGTACTTCGTGTGGCCGCTGCTGTACGGCGCGCTGTTCTCCTTCGGTCAGACAATCGCCGACATGGGCGCCGTCGGGGCCGGCATCTACGGATTCATCAACCGCCTCCTCATCCCAACCGGCCTGCACCACGCCGTGAACTCCATCTTCTGGTTCGACGTCATCGGTCTGGATGACATCGGCAACTTCTTCCGCGGCGGCGAGACGATCGCTACGGCGGCAGCCGCGACTTCGGCAGCCACCTGCCCGGGCGTCGGCATCTGGGATGGTTCGACCTGTACCGTCATCGGTGAAGTCGGACGTTACCAGGCGGGCTTCTTCCCCGTCATGATGTTCGGCCTGCCGGGTGCGGCTCTTGCCATGTACCTGCGTGCGGACTCGGCCAAGAAGAAGACCGTCGGCGCTCTCATGTTCGCCGGCGCTCTTGCATCCTTCTTCACTGGCGTCACCGAACCGCTGGAATTCGCCTTCATGTTCGCCGCACCCTTGCTCTACCTGGTGCACGCGCTACTGACCGGCCTGTCGCTGTTCCTCGCGGCCACGTTCCATTGGACGGCCGGTTTCGGGTTCTCCGCAGGCTTCGTGGACATGTTCCTCTCCTCGCGCAACCCGCTGGCTAACGAGTGGTACATGCTCCTCGTGCTGGGCGTAGTCTACTTCGCGCTATACTTCGGGCTGTTCTACCTGCTGATTGGCGTGGCGAAGTTGAAGACCCCGGGCCGCGGGGACGACGAGCCCACCGACGACGTCGCCGCAGGTCCGCTCAACGATCGGGAACTCGCAAAGCGCATCATCTCGGGGCTTGGCGAGCCGGCAAATATCGCCACGGTGGACTACTGCGCCACCAGGCTGCGTGTCACGGTCGAGGATCAGAGTCTCGTCGACGAGCGCGCGCTGAAGGCGACCGGCGTCGCCGGCGTCGTGCGCGCGTCGGCAAAGAACATTCAGGTGATCGTGGGGCCGAACGTGCAGTTTGTCTACGATGACGTCGCCGCGCTCTTGCGTGACACGCAGGCCACGCTGAAGGGTGAGCAGGAGGAGTAA
- a CDS encoding carboxymuconolactone decarboxylase family protein has translation MTRIDITKTTPDVYKALNAASLKSREAWEAAGLTEEEVELAKVRVSQINGCVACLGVHVPALRKAGMDQRLIDVLPAWRDAGSPFTAKQRAILELAETLTKLDRPEAREAVIAAALEHFTPEQVSALEWSIILIGAYNRVSISSGHQLPRA, from the coding sequence ATGACGCGAATCGACATCACCAAGACGACCCCGGATGTCTACAAGGCGCTGAACGCGGCCTCGCTCAAGTCGCGCGAGGCGTGGGAAGCGGCCGGTCTCACCGAGGAGGAGGTGGAGCTTGCGAAAGTGCGGGTCTCGCAGATCAACGGCTGTGTGGCGTGCCTCGGCGTCCACGTCCCCGCCCTGCGGAAGGCCGGCATGGACCAGCGCCTCATTGACGTCCTGCCCGCGTGGCGCGACGCCGGTTCCCCTTTCACGGCCAAGCAGCGGGCGATCCTCGAACTGGCAGAGACGCTGACGAAGTTGGACCGGCCCGAGGCTCGCGAGGCCGTCATTGCCGCGGCGCTCGAGCACTTCACCCCCGAGCAGGTCTCGGCCCTCGAGTGGTCGATCATCCTCATCGGGGCATACAACCGGGTCTCGATCTCGTCCGGACACCAGTTGCCCCGCGCCTAG
- a CDS encoding (Fe-S)-binding protein, translated as MRIALFSTCMNDVMFPQAAQATVHLLRRLGHEVIFPQEQACCGQMHVNTGYFPEALPLIENHVRVFEPALDGEWDAIVAPSGSCTGSIRTQQAMVARELGHLALAAKADKLAAMTYDLPELIVDVLGMVDVGAYFPHRVTYHTTCHSLRVAKVGDKPLQLIKAVDGIDYIPLPDSDVCCGFGGTFSVKNPDVSSAMLADKMANIKSTGAEILVAGDYSCLMNIAGGLSRTRSGIRAMHLAEVLAGTEDEPFIAPATTTKVGA; from the coding sequence ATGAGAATCGCACTCTTTTCCACCTGCATGAACGACGTCATGTTCCCGCAGGCCGCGCAAGCGACGGTGCATCTCCTGCGCCGCCTCGGCCACGAGGTCATCTTCCCGCAAGAGCAGGCGTGCTGCGGGCAAATGCACGTCAACACCGGCTACTTCCCCGAGGCCCTGCCCCTCATCGAGAATCACGTGCGCGTCTTCGAGCCCGCACTCGACGGCGAGTGGGACGCGATCGTCGCCCCCTCCGGTTCCTGCACCGGATCGATCCGCACCCAGCAGGCCATGGTGGCCCGCGAGCTCGGACACCTCGCCCTCGCGGCGAAGGCGGACAAGCTCGCCGCGATGACCTACGACCTGCCCGAACTCATCGTCGACGTGTTGGGGATGGTCGACGTCGGGGCGTACTTCCCGCACCGCGTCACCTACCACACCACGTGCCACTCGCTGCGCGTGGCCAAGGTTGGCGACAAGCCGCTACAGCTGATCAAGGCGGTCGACGGCATCGACTACATCCCGCTCCCCGACTCCGACGTGTGCTGCGGCTTCGGCGGCACGTTCTCCGTCAAGAACCCCGACGTCTCCTCGGCCATGCTCGCGGACAAGATGGCCAACATCAAGTCCACCGGCGCCGAAATCCTGGTGGCCGGCGACTACTCGTGCCTGATGAACATCGCCGGCGGCCTGTCCCGCACCCGCTCCGGGATCCGCGCCATGCACCTAGCCGAGGTGCTCGCCGGCACCGAAGACGAACCGTTCATTGCCCCGGCCACAACCACGAAGGTAGGTGCCTAA
- a CDS encoding LutC/YkgG family protein: MSAKDVILNRIRNVGPIPAPQIPREYRFGTDAPREEVITEMEQALVDYTAVVKRVGPDGIGAAIDELLADCSSVVVPEGLPSEWKEAAGRGREVRVDAPALSKAELNATDAVLTASRVAVANSGTIMLDGEPDQGRRAITLVPDTHVVVLEADAIKATLPEAVAVLGENPARPTTWIAGPSATSDIELVRVDGVHGPRNLRVIIVER, from the coding sequence ATGAGCGCCAAGGACGTCATTTTGAACCGTATCCGTAACGTCGGCCCCATCCCGGCGCCGCAGATCCCGCGCGAGTACCGCTTCGGCACCGACGCCCCACGCGAGGAGGTCATCACCGAGATGGAGCAGGCCCTCGTGGATTACACCGCGGTGGTCAAGCGGGTCGGCCCGGACGGGATCGGCGCCGCCATCGACGAACTGCTCGCCGACTGCTCCAGTGTGGTCGTGCCCGAGGGGCTGCCCTCCGAGTGGAAGGAGGCCGCCGGCAGGGGCCGTGAGGTCCGCGTGGACGCGCCCGCCCTGTCAAAAGCCGAGCTCAATGCCACCGATGCCGTGCTCACCGCCTCGCGCGTGGCCGTCGCCAACTCCGGCACGATCATGCTCGACGGTGAACCCGACCAGGGACGACGCGCGATCACGCTGGTGCCGGACACCCACGTCGTGGTGCTCGAGGCCGACGCGATCAAGGCTACGTTGCCCGAGGCCGTCGCCGTGCTGGGCGAGAATCCCGCCCGCCCGACCACCTGGATCGCCGGCCCGTCCGCCACCTCCGACATCGAGCTGGTGCGCGTGGATGGGGTGCACGGCCCGCGCAACCTGCGGGTGATCATCGTCGAGCGGTAG
- a CDS encoding HPr family phosphocarrier protein — translation MFTRTATVASRVGLHARPAAQLAQAAADENIDITISFDGEEADAASILELMSLGAMHGDEVTLSTDAEGGEAALDRLVALIESDLD, via the coding sequence ATGTTCACTCGCACAGCAACGGTTGCCTCCCGGGTGGGGCTGCATGCACGCCCGGCGGCGCAGCTGGCTCAAGCGGCAGCAGACGAGAACATCGACATCACGATCTCATTTGACGGTGAGGAGGCCGATGCCGCATCCATCTTGGAGCTGATGAGCCTAGGGGCCATGCACGGGGACGAGGTGACCCTGTCCACCGACGCTGAGGGCGGAGAGGCCGCCCTCGATCGTCTCGTGGCGCTGATCGAATCCGACCTCGACTGA
- a CDS encoding PRD domain-containing protein — protein MSQPVAHIVRVLNNNAVLVGRDGIELVLASRGIGFGKKPGDEVEVESDQRKYVETSTDKVEFLKSLASLDPELAAAVSRAVEIATELLPDLHPSIYVLLADHLSFAVQRSRAGQAIENRLLNEISATFPTEFAAAEIIVAFVNSKLDVDLATDEAGYVALHLNAARTGSSVKKPLSKANELNRLLDQIKADLGLDVVSDEQMHELFTHLQRVIDRIATGHFRNNQATLPIAQALTLEMSVARSTLRAIADRHDSHAPDAEAALLAVFLHGWRQGV, from the coding sequence GTGTCCCAGCCTGTCGCGCACATTGTGCGAGTTCTCAACAACAACGCCGTGCTCGTCGGGCGCGATGGTATTGAACTCGTGCTCGCCTCGCGCGGAATCGGGTTTGGCAAGAAGCCTGGCGACGAAGTGGAAGTCGAATCGGATCAACGCAAATACGTCGAAACCTCGACCGACAAGGTGGAATTCCTCAAATCACTGGCATCTCTCGATCCCGAACTGGCTGCTGCGGTCAGCCGAGCAGTTGAGATCGCAACAGAGCTCCTTCCCGATCTGCACCCCTCGATATACGTGCTCCTCGCGGATCACCTATCCTTCGCAGTTCAGCGAAGCCGAGCCGGGCAAGCCATCGAGAATCGGCTCCTCAACGAAATCAGCGCGACATTCCCCACGGAATTCGCTGCAGCAGAAATCATCGTGGCATTCGTCAACTCCAAGCTGGACGTTGACCTGGCTACGGACGAAGCCGGCTACGTCGCTTTACACTTGAACGCCGCCCGAACGGGTTCCAGCGTGAAGAAGCCGCTGTCCAAAGCCAATGAGCTCAACCGGCTCTTGGACCAGATCAAAGCTGACCTGGGACTCGACGTCGTCAGCGATGAACAGATGCACGAACTGTTCACGCACCTGCAACGCGTGATCGATCGGATTGCCACTGGCCATTTCAGAAACAACCAAGCGACCCTGCCCATCGCCCAAGCGCTGACGCTTGAGATGTCGGTAGCTCGCTCAACACTGCGCGCAATTGCCGACAGACACGATTCCCACGCCCCGGATGCCGAAGCTGCACTGCTTGCGGTATTCCTCCACGGCTGGCGTCAAGGCGTATAG
- a CDS encoding L-lactate permease yields the protein MIALSLFQPSTAAIGGSSMITALISLLPLVFFFISLGVFSVPTHWCALGALVVALIVATVGFDMPVAMAGMSALEGAAFGLIPIIYIVVMAVWLYNLTERSGRAADVQAVFSAVGKGDMRIQGLLIGYAFCGLLEGLAGFGAPVAIACTMMWALGLPPIRAAIAVMVGNALNVGFGAMAIPVTTVAKLGGEDPNLVGATMGRITPFLLIIVPFLMLFIMDGIRGIKDAWFAALAAWLGMAAGIFLTSNFLSYELAAVVGSLLSFAALATLARFWSPTTPDELRSPEADEKLSGGRVLLGLLPYWLVVIVFAVAKLWRVGVDVPAALSSTDISFTWPGLAGVMGLNGQQNSSVTFTLPWLSSPGTMLFLTGVVVAIVYSRTSGRFQLPFASGMRALLTTVVNLRIAILTICLVMALAYVMNFSGQTVAIGAWLAGTGAAFAFLSPVLGWIGTAVTGSATSAGALFGNLQATAAQAADLPTRLLLGVNEIGGGIGKIVSPQNLAIAAGAVKSEGSESEILRKAAPYSIGLIVLLGLITVLASNGIFGFLIA from the coding sequence ATGATTGCACTTTCTCTTTTTCAGCCCTCCACCGCGGCCATCGGCGGATCGTCGATGATCACGGCGCTTATCAGCCTTCTCCCACTCGTCTTCTTTTTCATCAGCCTCGGCGTGTTCTCCGTCCCCACCCACTGGTGCGCCCTCGGTGCCCTCGTAGTAGCGCTGATCGTGGCCACGGTCGGCTTCGACATGCCGGTCGCCATGGCCGGGATGTCCGCGCTGGAGGGCGCCGCTTTCGGCCTCATCCCGATCATCTACATCGTGGTGATGGCGGTATGGCTATACAACCTCACGGAGCGCTCCGGGCGCGCCGCCGACGTCCAGGCCGTCTTCTCGGCCGTCGGCAAGGGCGATATGCGCATCCAGGGCCTCCTCATCGGCTACGCGTTTTGCGGCCTGCTCGAGGGCTTGGCCGGCTTCGGCGCCCCGGTGGCGATCGCCTGCACGATGATGTGGGCGCTCGGCCTTCCCCCGATCCGCGCCGCGATCGCCGTGATGGTGGGCAACGCCCTCAACGTCGGCTTCGGCGCGATGGCGATCCCCGTCACCACCGTGGCCAAGCTCGGAGGCGAAGACCCGAACCTGGTGGGCGCCACGATGGGCCGCATCACCCCGTTCCTGCTCATCATCGTCCCCTTCCTCATGCTTTTCATCATGGACGGGATTCGCGGTATCAAGGACGCCTGGTTCGCCGCGCTCGCCGCCTGGCTCGGGATGGCCGCCGGCATCTTCCTCACCTCTAACTTCCTGTCCTACGAGCTCGCCGCCGTCGTCGGCTCCCTCCTGTCTTTCGCGGCCCTCGCCACGCTGGCGCGCTTCTGGTCCCCGACAACACCCGACGAGCTACGCTCCCCCGAGGCCGACGAGAAACTCTCGGGCGGCCGGGTCCTCCTCGGCCTGCTGCCCTACTGGCTGGTCGTCATCGTCTTCGCGGTGGCCAAGCTGTGGCGAGTCGGGGTCGACGTGCCGGCCGCGCTGTCCTCCACGGACATCTCATTCACCTGGCCGGGTCTGGCCGGCGTCATGGGGTTGAACGGCCAGCAGAACTCCTCGGTCACCTTCACCCTGCCGTGGCTGTCCTCACCCGGAACGATGCTCTTCCTCACCGGAGTTGTGGTGGCAATCGTCTACTCGCGCACGAGCGGACGCTTCCAGCTTCCCTTCGCCTCCGGCATGCGCGCCCTCCTCACCACGGTGGTCAACCTCCGCATCGCGATCCTCACGATCTGCCTGGTCATGGCCTTGGCCTACGTCATGAACTTCTCCGGCCAGACGGTCGCGATCGGCGCCTGGCTCGCCGGCACGGGCGCAGCCTTCGCCTTCCTCTCCCCCGTATTGGGCTGGATCGGCACCGCCGTCACCGGCTCAGCCACCTCGGCTGGCGCCCTCTTCGGCAACCTGCAGGCCACCGCCGCTCAGGCAGCCGACCTGCCCACCCGCCTCCTCCTCGGCGTCAACGAGATCGGCGGCGGCATCGGCAAGATCGTCAGCCCCCAGAACCTCGCCATCGCGGCGGGGGCCGTCAAGTCCGAGGGCTCCGAGTCGGAGATTCTGCGCAAGGCCGCCCCCTACTCCATCGGCCTCATCGTCCTGCTGGGCCTGATCACAGTCCTCGCCTCCAATGGGATCTTCGGATTCCTCATTGCATAG